The Ziziphus jujuba cultivar Dongzao chromosome 7, ASM3175591v1 genome includes a region encoding these proteins:
- the LOC107424131 gene encoding protein CTR9 homolog yields the protein MASVYIPVQNSEEEVRVALDQLPRDASDIVDILKAEQAPLDIWLIIAREYFKQGKLEQFRQILEEGSSPDIDDYYADIRYERIAILNALGAYYSYLGKIETKHREKEEHFILATQYYNKASRIDMHEPSTWVGKGQLLLAKGEIEQAFAAFKIVLDGDHDNVPALLGQACVQFNRGRYLDSLELYKRALQVYPNCPAAVRLGIGLCRYRMGQIDKARQAFQRVLQLDPENVEALVALAIMDLHTNEAAGIRKGMEKMQKAFEIYPYCAMALNYLANHFFFTGQHFLVEQLTETALAVTNHGPTKSHSYYNLARSYHSKGDYEKAGLYYMASVKEISKPNEFVFPYYGLGQVQLKLGDFRSALSNFEKVLEVYPDNCDTLKVLGHIYVQLGQTEKAQEFMRKATKIDPRDPQAFLDLGELLISSDPAAALDALKTARTLLKKGGQEVPIDVLNNLGVLHFERGEFELAQKTFREALGDGIWLTFIDGKENYSPVEASSSILQNKEIHLFQQLEKEGHLIELPWTKVTTLFNMARLLEQLHNNETANLLYRLILFKYPDYVDAYLRLAAIAKSRNNIQLSIELVNNALKVNEKCPNALSMLGDLELKNDDWVKAKETFRAANEATEGKDSYATLSLGNWNYFAAVRNEKRAPKLEATHLEKAKELYTKVLAQHSANLYAANGAGVVFAEKGHFDVSKDIFTQVQEAASGSIFVQMPDVWINLAHVYFAQGNFSLAVKMYQNCLRKFFYNTDSQILLYLARTHYEAEQWQDCKKTLLRAIHLAPSNYTLRFDAGVVMQKFSASTLQKTKKAADEVRLTVAELGNAVRVFKQLSAASNLHFHGFDEKKIDTHVEYCKHLLDAARVHLKQAEHDEQQTRHKQEALRQMALAEEARRKADEQRKFQLERRMREDEQKRVRQQEEHFERIKEQWKSSTPGSKRRERSDIDDEEGRNSEKRRKKGGKRRKKDRNSKARYETEEDEAEMMDDREEMEENYEEPRDEVNGQDDDGEENAKDPLAAAGLEDSDAEDEVVPGATISRRRQAWSESDDDDDDEQVEKQPESSPIRENSVEMRESDGDVRDIVDKLDDAVNDED from the exons ATGGCTTCAGTGTACATACCTGTGCAGAACTCGGAGGAGGAGGTGAGGGTGGCTCTGGATCAGCTCCCTAGAGATGCTTCTGATATCGTCGACATCCTCAAGGCCGAGCAAGCTCCTCTTGATATCTGGCTTATCATCGcg AGAGAGTACTTCAAACAAGGAAAACTTGAACAGTTCCGCCAAATTTTGGAGGAAGGGTCCAGTCCTG ACATTGATGATTACTATGCTGATATTAGATATGAGAGGATTGCGATCTTAAATGCTTTAGGGGCCTACTACAGTTACCTTGGAAAAATTGAGACAAAACACAGAGAAAAGGAGGAACATTTTATTTTGGCCACACAATACTACAACAAAGCATCGAGAATTGACATGCATGAGCCTTCTACGTGGGTTGGGAAAG GTCAGCTTTTACTGGCTAAGGGTGAAATAGAGCAGGCATTTGCTGCATTCAAGATTGTATTAGATGGGGACCATGATAACGTTCCAGCACTTTTGGGTCAG GCATGTGTTCAGTTCAACCGTGGACGTTACTTGGATTCATTGGAGTTATACAAG AGGGCCTTGCAAGTGTATCCTAATTGTCCAGCTGCTGTAAGACTTGGCATAGGTCTCTGTCGTTACAGAATGGGTCAAATTGACAAAGCACGGCAGGCATTTCAACGGGTTTTGCAG tTGGATCCAGAAAATGTTGAGGCTCTTGTTGCACTGGCAATTATGGATTTGCATACAAATGAGG CGGCtggaattaggaaaggaatggaaaaaATGCAGAAAGCTTTTGAGATATATCCTTACTGTGCAATGGCATTGAATTATTTAGCTAATCACTTTTTCTTCACGGGTCAACACTTTTTAGTTGAGCAACTGACTGAAACTGCACTTGCTGTTACCAATCATGGACCAACAAAGTCACACTCTTACTACAACTTGGCTCGATCTTACCATAGCAAG GGGGACTATGAAAAGGCTGGGTTGTATTACATGGCATCTGTCAAGGAAATCAGTAAACCCAATGAATTTGTATTTCCTTATTATG GTTTGGGACAAGTCCAACTGAAGTTGGGAGATTTCAGAAGTGCACTATCAAACTTTGAGAAGGTTTTAGAGGTGTACCCTGATAATTGTGACACATTGAAA GTTCTTGGTCACATATATGTGCAGCTAGGGCAGACTGAGAAGGCACAGGAATTTATGAGAAAGGCTACAAAAATTGATCCACGTGATCCTCAG GCATTTCTTGATCTGGGGGAATTGTTGATTTCATCTGACCCTGCAGCAGCTCTTGATGCTTTAAAAACT GCTCGTACTCTTTTGAAAAAGGGAGGTCAAGAAGTACCAATTGATGTACTCAACAATCTTGGAGTTCTTCATTTTGAAAGGGGAGAATTTGAG ctTGCTCAAAAAACATTCAGGGAGGCACTAGGTGATGGAATATGGCTTACCTTCATTGATGGTAAAGAAAATTACTCGCCTGTTGAAGCTAGCTCATCTATTCTTCAGAACAAGGAAATACATTTATTTCAGCAGCTTGAGAAAGAAGGCCACCTTATTGAACTGCCTTGGACTAAAGTTACAACACTGTTCAACATGGCCAGATTACTCGAGCAGTTACATAACAACGAAACTGCAAATTTGTTGTATCGCCTGATCTTGTTTAAG TATCCAGACTATGTGGATGCTTATCTAAGGCTTGCTGCCATTGCAAAATCTCGAAATAATATTCAATTGAGCATTGAATTG GTTAATAATGCTCTAAAGGTAAATGAGAAGTGCCCAAATGCATTATCTATGCTTGGTGACTTGGAATTGAAAAATGATGATTGGGTCAAGGCAAAAGAAACCTTCCGTGCTGCTAATGAAGCAACTGAGGGAAAGGATTCGTATGCTACTCTTTCTCTG GGGAACTGGAACTACTTTGCAGCTGTTCGCAATGAGAAAAGAGCCCCTAAGTTGGAAGCTACTCATTTGGAAAAAGCTAAGGAACTATACACAAAG GTTCTGGCTCAGCATTCTGCCAATTTGTATGCTGCCAATGGTGCTGGAGTGGTTTTTGCGGAAAAGGGTCACTTTGATGTTTCAAAAGATATTTTTACTCAG GTTCAAGAAGCTGCAAGTGGAAGCATTTTTGTCCAGATGCCAGATGTCTGGATTAATTTGGCACATGTTTATTTTGCACAAGGCAATTTTTCGTTGGCAGTGAAAATG TATCAGAATTGCTTAAGGAAATTTTTCTATAATACAGACTCTCAAATCCTTCTTTATTTAGCTCGTACTCATTATGAAGCTGAACAGTGGCAAGACTGCAAAAAGACACTATTGAGGGCCATACATTTGGCACCTTCAAACTACACACTGAGATTTGATGCAGGGGTTGTGATGCAGAAGTTCTCAGCATCAACCCTACAAAAGACAAAGAAGGCTGCAGATGAG GTACGTTTAACAGTGGCAGAGCTGGGGAATGCAGTGCGTGTGTTTAAACAATTGTCTGCTGCTTCCAACCTTCATTTTCATGGGTTtgatgaaaagaaaattgacaCCCATGTTGAGTACTGTAAGCACTTGCTTGACGCTGCAAGAGTCCACCTCAAACAAGCTGAGCATGATGAGCAGCAAACCAGGCACAAACAAGAAGCTCTTCGTCAGATGGCACTGGCTGAGGAAGCCCGTCGTAAGGCTGACGAACAAAGGAAATTTCAG TTGGAAAGGAGAATGCGAGAGGATGAGCAAAAGAGAGTGAGGCAACAGGAGGAACATTTTGAACGCATAAAG GAGCAATGGAAGAGCAGCACACCTGGTTCTAAGCGAAGAGAAAGATCGGATATTGATGATGAAGAGGGTAGAAATAGcgagaagagaaggaaaaaaggtGGAAAGAGGAGAAAGAAGGACAGGAATTCCAAGGCACGTTATGAAACAGAGGAAGATGAAGCAGAGATGATGGATGATCGGGAAGAAATGGAAGAGAATTACGAGGAGCCCAGAGATGAGGTGAATGGTcaagatgatgatggagaagaaaATGCTAAGGATCCTCTTGCAGCAGCTGGGCTCGAAGATTCAGACGCTGAAGATGAG GTTGTACCTGGAGCAACCATAAGTCGACGGAGGCAGGCATGGTCAGaatctgatgatgatgatgatgatgagcaaGTAGAGAAGCAGCCGGAGTCCAGTCCAATAAGAGAAAATTCTGTAGAGATGAGGGAGAGTGACGGTGATGTTAGAGATATTGTTGACAAGCTGGATGATGCTGTTAACGATGAGGATTGA
- the LOC107424081 gene encoding mediator of RNA polymerase II transcription subunit 20a isoform X2, with product MVSKKAGGKLLSLTTSPCYEALAAEFPRDFLGISLPEQPNKYYFIIRGQRLVLEADSSIQTIMEKLQSYKSKVSLNFEGFQYQLGDFQLRVGKVVPSHSENLRGIVMEVEYLPISSIEKSRQIMGEFFELWQEVVSKRSLPGQFMHMEPNFAEYGLGDLYTSQHTAVQYATVMAQLIATVQAVQAVRN from the exons ATGGTGTCAAAGAAGGCAGGTGGAAAGCTACTCTCACTTACTACAAGCCCATGCTACGAG GCTTTAGCAGCTGAGTTTCCTCGTGATTTTCTGGGAATTTCGCTGCCTGAGCAACCCAACAAGTACTACTTCATAATTCGAGGGCAGCGCTTAGTTCTTGAGGCAGACTCGTCGATTCAGACTATAATGGAGAAATTGCAGTCGTACAAATCGAAGGTGTCCCTGAATTTCGAG gGGTTTCAATATCAACTCGGGGACTTCCAATTGAGGGTAGGGAAAGTTGTTCCTAGCCATTCAGAAAATTTGAGAGGAATAGTCATGGAG GTGGAGTACCTTCCCATCTCTTCGATAGAAAAATCGAGGCAGATCATGGGAGAGTTCTTTGAGCTATGGCAAGAGGTTGTGTCAAAAAGATCATTACCGGGACAATTCATGCATATGGAGCCAAATTTTGCAGAGTATGGCCTTGGAGACCTCTATACCTCGCAACATACTGCTGTCCAATATGCTACCGTTATGGCTCAACTAATAGCCACAGTGCAAGCTGTGCAAGCAGTGAGAAATTAG
- the LOC107424081 gene encoding mediator of RNA polymerase II transcription subunit 20a isoform X1, with protein sequence MPLKWVMHWQPNAGTTVSGQIVTEITQCVESINGVKEGRWKATLTYYKPMLREQALAAEFPRDFLGISLPEQPNKYYFIIRGQRLVLEADSSIQTIMEKLQSYKSKVSLNFEGFQYQLGDFQLRVGKVVPSHSENLRGIVMEVEYLPISSIEKSRQIMGEFFELWQEVVSKRSLPGQFMHMEPNFAEYGLGDLYTSQHTAVQYATVMAQLIATVQAVQAVRN encoded by the exons ATGCCTCTCAAATg GGTTATGCACTGGCAACCTAATGCAGGAACCACAGTCAGCGGCCAAATCGTAACTGAAATTACGCAATGCGTTGAGAGCATCAATGGTGTCAAAGAAGGCAGGTGGAAAGCTACTCTCACTTACTACAAGCCCATGCTACGAG AGCAGGCTTTAGCAGCTGAGTTTCCTCGTGATTTTCTGGGAATTTCGCTGCCTGAGCAACCCAACAAGTACTACTTCATAATTCGAGGGCAGCGCTTAGTTCTTGAGGCAGACTCGTCGATTCAGACTATAATGGAGAAATTGCAGTCGTACAAATCGAAGGTGTCCCTGAATTTCGAG gGGTTTCAATATCAACTCGGGGACTTCCAATTGAGGGTAGGGAAAGTTGTTCCTAGCCATTCAGAAAATTTGAGAGGAATAGTCATGGAG GTGGAGTACCTTCCCATCTCTTCGATAGAAAAATCGAGGCAGATCATGGGAGAGTTCTTTGAGCTATGGCAAGAGGTTGTGTCAAAAAGATCATTACCGGGACAATTCATGCATATGGAGCCAAATTTTGCAGAGTATGGCCTTGGAGACCTCTATACCTCGCAACATACTGCTGTCCAATATGCTACCGTTATGGCTCAACTAATAGCCACAGTGCAAGCTGTGCAAGCAGTGAGAAATTAG